One window of Fusobacterium sp. SYSU M8D902 genomic DNA carries:
- a CDS encoding SDR family NAD(P)-dependent oxidoreductase, with protein sequence MFNESRLIGKIALITGATSGIGRSCAIALAKLGMNIIVVGRRENLLEELKNEIESQYSTKVFSLKLDVRDSSEVFTSLSSLPESWKNIDVLINNAGLALGLEKLYLNTPEDFSTVFNTNVIGLLNVTNALVPNMIKRGTTATIVNIGSVAGDAAYAGGAVYCASKAAVKTLSDGLRIDLVDTKIKVTDVKPGLVETDFSLVRFKGDKARAESVYKGIEALTADNIAETVAYIVNLPENVHIAEITILCNNQADGRTIFKK encoded by the coding sequence ATGTTTAATGAAAGTAGATTAATTGGAAAGATAGCATTAATTACAGGAGCAACTAGTGGAATTGGAAGATCTTGTGCTATTGCTCTAGCAAAACTGGGAATGAATATCATAGTTGTAGGGAGAAGAGAAAATCTTTTAGAAGAGTTAAAAAATGAGATTGAATCTCAATACTCAACAAAAGTTTTTTCACTAAAATTAGATGTTAGAGATTCTAGTGAAGTTTTCACTAGTTTGTCCTCTCTTCCTGAATCTTGGAAAAATATTGATGTTCTTATTAATAATGCTGGTCTAGCTTTAGGATTGGAAAAATTATATCTAAATACTCCAGAAGATTTTTCTACTGTCTTTAATACCAATGTAATCGGTCTTCTAAATGTTACTAATGCTCTTGTTCCAAATATGATAAAAAGAGGAACCACTGCTACAATTGTCAATATAGGCTCTGTTGCTGGAGATGCTGCCTATGCTGGTGGAGCTGTTTATTGTGCATCTAAAGCAGCTGTCAAAACTCTATCTGATGGACTTAGAATTGACTTAGTTGACACAAAAATAAAAGTTACTGATGTTAAGCCTGGTTTAGTTGAAACAGATTTTAGCTTAGTTAGATTTAAAGGGGATAAAGCTAGAGCTGAAAGTGTTTATAAAGGAATAGAGGCACTTACTGCAGATAATATTGCTGAAACTGTTGCATATATAGTTAATCTTCCTGAGAATGTCCATATTGCAGAGATCACTATACTTTGCAACAATCAAGCTGATGGAAGAACTATTTTTAAAAAATAA
- the alr gene encoding alanine racemase: protein MVINSMKLYLKRENLIHNMEYLRRSKGKEVLPVVKANAYGHGVEEIVQILYDNGQREFAVARYVEAERILKMGLKGLKILIFESVGDLSLVKDKEELEISANTYEELEKIIDFGIDSKRVQVKIDFGFGRNGVLLRDLQKLKEYIEEKQLNFRGIYSHLFAVNYEEGLEYIGKFHEILRYLGKDRFQMIHLQNSAGVLNFDCEDVTHLRVGMLIYGLQEVGFYDENLKQVFSLEGRVAGVRDVSENKYIAYGTKEELGFLNTKYIAKIKIGYADGFLKINEKSNCLINNKEFPVVIVSMDNTFIEVDTSVKEGDRVVLYHDISKSVAHNGMNIYEMLTLLSPRLEREII from the coding sequence AATAAACTCTATGAAATTGTATTTAAAAAGAGAGAATTTGATTCACAATATGGAGTATTTGAGAAGGAGCAAGGGAAAAGAGGTTTTGCCAGTAGTAAAAGCCAATGCATATGGACATGGAGTGGAGGAGATAGTACAGATTCTCTATGATAATGGACAGAGAGAGTTTGCAGTGGCAAGATATGTAGAAGCAGAAAGAATTTTGAAGATGGGACTAAAAGGTCTAAAGATTCTAATTTTTGAAAGTGTAGGAGATCTATCTTTAGTAAAAGATAAAGAGGAGTTAGAGATAAGTGCCAATACATACGAGGAATTAGAAAAGATAATAGATTTTGGAATTGACAGTAAGAGAGTTCAAGTTAAGATTGATTTTGGTTTTGGAAGAAATGGAGTCTTATTGAGAGATCTACAGAAGTTAAAAGAATATATTGAGGAAAAGCAACTTAATTTTAGAGGAATATACTCTCATCTTTTTGCAGTAAATTATGAAGAGGGTTTGGAGTATATTGGTAAATTTCATGAGATATTAAGATATCTTGGAAAAGATAGATTTCAAATGATACATCTTCAAAATAGTGCTGGAGTTTTAAATTTTGATTGTGAAGATGTAACTCACCTAAGAGTTGGAATGTTGATCTATGGATTACAAGAGGTAGGTTTCTATGATGAGAATTTGAAACAGGTCTTTTCACTTGAGGGAAGAGTAGCAGGTGTTAGAGATGTTTCAGAAAATAAGTATATAGCTTATGGAACGAAAGAGGAGTTGGGATTTTTAAATACTAAATATATAGCTAAGATAAAGATAGGTTATGCAGATGGATTTTTAAAGATCAATGAAAAGAGCAATTGTCTTATTAATAATAAGGAGTTTCCTGTTGTAATAGTTTCAATGGACAATACATTTATAGAGGTAGACACAAGTGTAAAAGAGGGAGATAGGGTAGTACTGTATCACGATATAAGTAAAAGTGTTGCTCATAATGGAATGAATATATATGAGATGTTGACTCTATTAAGCCCGAGATTGGAAAGAGAGATAATATAA